The DNA sequence CGACATGGCGCCATAGGTGTCGTTGCGCATCCGCAGTTCCGCGCTGGCCGGCTGTACCTGAAGCGCAACCAGGGTCAGGCCGTAGTCTGCCAATACCGGTTTTAGCCGGTCACGCAAGGTCTGGGGGGCGCTTTGGCTTTGCGCCCAGGCCGTATCGTACGCCTGGGGTTGCGACGCCCGGCTCGGGCGCGGCTCTATCGGGGCGGTGGGTACGACCCTCAGGGGCGCCGGGGGCTGTTTGGGGTTGAATTGCAGCTGCGCGTTGATCCCGAATTCGGACCCGTACAGGTAGTAGGCGCCGAAACGAAGTCGGTCGGAATACTGGTATTCTGCCCCGAAGTTGAACCGGGACTTCTGGGTGAACACGTTGCGCGTGACGGTTTCGGCCTCGTAAGCATCCGAGCTGTATTCGGCCTTGAGCCCCCAACGGTCGTTGATCTGCCATTCCACCCCGGCAAAGGGCGCGGCATCGCCCCGGAACCACTGGTCAAAAGACGGGCTGCCGCCGCGGCTTTGGGCGTCGAAGGCCGGGCGCGGACCGCCGAAAGGTGCCCCGATCGAGCCGGAGCTGCCCAACCGCCCCCAACCCAGACCAGCCGTCAGCCTGAAGCTGCCCGGAATGCTGCCAATCTGATCGAAGGTCTTGGTCGCAACGACGTATTCCCCCGCATAGATGCCGGTGCCCGCGAAATCCTGCAGGCCGACAGTGATGGATGGCCAGATCCGACCCTCTTTGCGCAGCTGGTAACGCACGTCGAAACTGCGGTCGCGATAGGTTTCGAAACCGTTTGAGTTCCAGTCCTGAATGCCAACGTAGCGAAAACTGGCAGAAAGGCGCGGCGTGGCCTGGAACGTCATCGTGGTTCGGGTCATTCCGCCAAAGCTGGAAACGCCCACTGCGAATTGCCCGTCGGGCAGGGCCTGTCCAGTCGGCATGTCGATCAGGCCTGGTGAGCCGTAGAAGTTCAGGCTGGGGCGGTCCGGAACCGCAAAGATGTCGTAAGCATCATCCGCCAGCGCGGGCTGCGCCAGCATCCCGACCGTCGCAACGACCGAAAAGCAGACCCCGTTCAGCAGCGTCGCGCGCCCTGCCCTGACATTGCCCTGTACGTTTCGGTGAGACACGTTGCCGCCCTTTTACTGAGACATCCTCACCGTTTCTGCCTACGCGAGGTCGATAAATCAACCATCAGGCGCTCACCCGGAATGGCACCCACCAGATAGAGACATTACTGTGACAGATTCAGGAGGTTTTCCTTTCACGCTCATGCGCCGCGTAGCCTTCGACCCACCGCATTACGACACTACGCGCCATATCCTCGTTCGAGGCGACAAAAGCTTCCCGCAGGCGGCGTGTGGCCGATGCGACCTCAATTTCCGACAGGCCGTCCTCACGGGTCGAGAAAATCTTGGGATGCTGTGTCGGAAACCGTTCTCCGGACAGGGTCAATTCTTCGACCATCTTCTCGCCGGCGCGAAGCCCGGTAAATTCGATTTCGATGTCGCCGTCGGGATTGTTTTCATCCCGCAGCGTGTAGCCTGCGCTTTCGATAACCTGCCGCGCCAGTTGGTAAATGGACACCGGCTTGCCCATGTCCAGCACGAAGACCTCTCCGCCCTGAGCCATCGC is a window from the Sulfitobacter sp. THAF37 genome containing:
- a CDS encoding YjbH domain-containing protein, coding for MSHRNVQGNVRAGRATLLNGVCFSVVATVGMLAQPALADDAYDIFAVPDRPSLNFYGSPGLIDMPTGQALPDGQFAVGVSSFGGMTRTTMTFQATPRLSASFRYVGIQDWNSNGFETYRDRSFDVRYQLRKEGRIWPSITVGLQDFAGTGIYAGEYVVATKTFDQIGSIPGSFRLTAGLGWGRLGSSGSIGAPFGGPRPAFDAQSRGGSPSFDQWFRGDAAPFAGVEWQINDRWGLKAEYSSDAYEAETVTRNVFTQKSRFNFGAEYQYSDRLRFGAYYLYGSEFGINAQLQFNPKQPPAPLRVVPTAPIEPRPSRASQPQAYDTAWAQSQSAPQTLRDRLKPVLADYGLTLVALQVQPASAELRMRNDTYGAMSVAVGRAARAMAQVLPASVETFRIVPMKDGLAQSAVIIRRSDLEALEFDPQAAEALLAVTGFGAATPHLPGAAINDDLYPDFAWSIGPYVDPSYFDPDDPVRADAGVKADFTLRPAPGWEIGGVVKHRLLGNVGDSTRLSNSQLPRVRTDGILYARAGDTSLENLYVSRQWKPGNDIYARVTAGYLERMFGGISGEVLWKPVASRLALGVEANYVKQRAYSGLGFQDYSVATGHASAYYEFGGGYLGQIDVGRYLAGDVGGTVTLSREFANGWRVGGFFTLTDVSSQQFGEGSFDKGINLTIPVSWFLGTPGKRTVSTTIRPVQRDGGARLNVPGRLYEQVRSGHRAAIESEWSRVWE